Below is a genomic region from Granulicella sibirica.
CGCAGCGTCACCTTCTCATCCAGCTCGCGCATCTGCGAAAAGTAGACGATCTTCAGCGAAGCCGCCTTCTTGATAGTCCCCGAGGTCGGCTCAAGTTCCCCGGTCAGTAGACGCAGAAGCGTCGTCTTACCGCTCCCGTTCGGTCCCACGAGACCGACACGTACGCCGTTCGCGAAGAGGAAGTTCAACCCCTCGACGATCGTCTTGTCGCCGAGCACAACTGACACATCCTCCAGTTCGACGAGCCGCTTCGTCTGCCGCTCGGTCGCCGAGAAATCGATACCCGCCGTAGAGGTCTGCGTTCGCTGGTTTACTTCCTTCAGCTGCCCGATGAGGTCGTGCGCATTGTCAATACGAGCCTTGGCCTTGGTTGCGCGCGCCTTGGGTCCGCGCCGCAGCCACTCGATCTCCGTCTTCACCCGATTCTTCAGCGCGTCCTGCAGCTTCGTCTGCGCCTCGAGGTAAAGCTGCTTGCCCTCGATGAACTTTGAGTAGGTCCCCTTCACCCGCAGCAAACCATCCGCATAAACGCGGTTCAGTTCGACCATCTCGGTCGCGACGTTTTCCAGAAAGTAACGATCGTGGCTGATGATCACCTGCGCGAACGGCGCCTGCACGAGCATCTCCTCAAGCCAGGTAATCCCCGCCAGGTCAAGATGGTTCGTCGGCTCATCCAGCAGAAGCACATCCGGCCCCGTCACCACGGCCTCGGCAATCGCAAGCCTCTTACGCCAACCACCGCTCAGCTTCGCCGCTTCGGCCTCAAGACTGGGAAAACCGGTGCGGCCCGACGTCTCACGAATGCGCCCCTCACGTTCTGCCTCGGTCACCCCGGCGCGAATAAGCGCCGCTTCGAGCACGTCCCGCACCGTGAGCCCGGCAGCGAAGTTCGACTCCTGCTTCACGTACCCTACACGAGCGCGCTTCCGCATCGCGACTTCCCCGGCATCCGGCTCTTGGTCACCGGCGAGCACGGACAGCAACGTAGACTTCCCCGCGCCGTTGGGACCAATCAATCCAATACGGTCTCCATCGGACACAGTAAAACCAATCTCATCGAACAAGGCATTCGCGCCAAAGGACTTTGTCAGCCCTTGCGCGTTCAAAATAGGAGGCATACCCCAGTTTACCGCGACGAACCCCCCGCCTGTTCCTCTGACGTGAAGCTGTCACCCTTTGTGGGATTGACTTCCGTAAAAAAACCGATAACCGTGCAAAAAACCGTTGCCCGCTCGTGTGCGTAGCAGTAGCATGAGCACCTTAGCCAACAGCACTTCCTCCTTGCGGTCAACCGGAAGGAAGGCCCAAGTTCCAAGGAGACCCTAGTATGCCGCGCAATCTCACGCTCGCTTCGGCCACGTTTCTAGTTTTTCTCGCCGCCACCCCCGTCATCGCGCAGGTTGCCGCGCCGCCAGCAGCGGGCCCCGCCGACGGCATCACGATGGAGATGATGCCGATCAGCGCTGACCAGATCAAATCCTGCCGCGATCAGGCTAGTAGCCAACTCGCCTCCGAACAGGACACCCTCCACAAGCGAGAGCACGGTCAGGATAACGACAAGATGAAACAGGGCGCCGTTACGGGCATCACCGGGGCCGCCACGAGCGCCATCTCCCGCAACCGCGGCTACGGCTGGTGGGGCGGCAACAACAACGGCGCTCAGACCGCTGCTGCGACCGGAGCCACCCAGCGCACCGACCGTAACAGCGAAGCCGTAGCCAGCACTACCGGCATCGGGCAGGATGTCGGCAAGGATGCCTATTCGCAGTGTGTCGCAGGCATCAAGGGACCCGAGTACGTTCATTTCCGCCAGACCGGCAAGATCGTGGCCTTCACCGGCTCCGCTCCGGACTCCAGCCCAACCCCCGCCATGGCTGCAGCCGCGACCCCGGCACCTCTCCCCTCCACTGCTTCACCCGTGCAGGATGAGGGCGACGGGAAGCACTTTCTCCTTACTGCTCCCGGTCAGACCGACGCGCGCGAGGTTACGGCGCTTCCCGGCATGAAGAATGCGTACGTTGAAGAAGTCACTGGAGATAAGTACTTCGTGCTTGGTGATGGTTCGGTCAAGCGCGTCGCCAAGGCAGGCGGACTAAAGACCGCCTCGAAGTAGTCGTGGAGCGTGTAACGCGACACAGCCCGTCGCGGGGGCTGTGTCGGCTTGCTATTCCGGCTTCGTTGCCGTCAGGATCATGCTCTTCCAAAGAAATGGGATCCGGCCCGATCCGGCGATTTGGATCGCTACAAACCCCGCTCGGTGCACCGCTTCCGCAAACGTCCTCTCGCTATAGAAGCGAATATGGCCGCCAAGCCCAAGCGCATTGGTGTGCTCGTCCCAACCATCCGTCAGCGACAGGGCAAGGTTCTTCAAATACCCGTGATAAGGCGTGCTACACAGAAACATTCCGCCCGGCTTCGTTGCCACAAAGCACCCTTTCAGAAAGCTCACCGGGTCATAGAGATGCTCGATGACCTCAACGCTATACACGAGATCGAACGGGTCCTCGTTCAGGTTGGTCAGAACATCCGCATCCGCCGGCAGAACTTCGAAGTGCCCTTCCGGCGTCGTCTGTCGCGCGATCTCCACCCCTCCGCGCGACATATCGACTCCCGCCACACGATGGCCCATCCTTGCGAATTCATGCGTCAGCGAACCGTTTCCACAGCCAACATCAAGCACCCGAGATCCGGGTTTCAGCTCCGCGCACAGGTGCCTGATATCTGGAAGAACATATCGATGGCACCCCCGCAGTTCGGGATGAGTGTAGATGCTCGACTCTTTGAATGCGGCCGTCCTCGGAGGCGGGGACTCATGGTCCGCGCTAGTCAAGATCGAACTCCCGCAGCGGCCTCTCGGTCAGCGGACTCTCCTTCGCCTTCTTCACCGCCTCGGCGAACTTCTTCGCGAGCACATCATCTTTATTCTTCTGCGCATCGACCGACTGCCGAAACAGGCTGTCCCGCCTCTGGTCGGCTTCGCGCAGCGCTGCCGCGGCTTCAGTGAAGTCCTCGAACATCCGCTTGCGTGGAGCTGGCACGTGGCCAATCACCGACCGCGTCACCGGATCGATCTTGATCATCGAGCCGCAATCTGGACAACTTACCTCGAACGCCTCGTCACTGAGCCCCATAACGGTCCACCTCCACCGCCATAGTGTACGACCCTGAGGCCGTTCCCTGTCCTCCCGGAGGCGTTCGTCGTCCTGCAGCGAGACTAAAGTCTCACCACTACGTGCCCACCACAGGCGTCGGCCGCCTCGGTCACGAGCCGCTCGACCAGGCCATCTCCATATCGCGCCAGGAACCATGCCCCGGCAACCACTCGCTCCTGCGGATGTCCATTCGGAAAGAGATTCAGCGCGAGAGCGTCCGCATGCTTCCGCAGACTCGCTTCCTTCTGCAACTCGAACGTCGCCGCCATCCTGCGCAGCCGGTTCATCTGGTAGCGCATCTTCGAGCCCGAAACCATTGCCGACCGCCCAAGACTCTCATCCATCGCCGAAAGGTACTCGGTAAGCGCCGTCAACTCCGCATCCATCGCATTCCCGACAGCCGCCAGCTTTCGCTTGCCCGCGATCGGCATCGCCCGTGCGCCCAGCCTCTGCGCCAGTTCTTCGGGCGTCGTCATCACACCGATCACGCGAAGCTCATGCTGATCGAGCACCGCAGCCATCGCCGGCTCAACCAGCGTTGCGGAGAAGCGCGCAAGCACTGGGGTCACCCGTCCAAGCACAGCCTCGTAGACCGCCGCGCTCTGGGCAAAGTACGCCACCTCCGCCGGGCCACCGACGTAAGCCGCGGTCGGCAGAATCACATCCTGAAACACCGGTCGCAGAAGCGCATTCGGACTGATCCGTTCGGGAGCAGCCTCGAGGATCGCAAGCAGGTCATCGGCCGAGTAGGCCTTGCCACCGGCCTTCCACTCGCCGTTGGCCGACCGCCGCAGCGCCGACCGTGCGCCCGTTGACTCGTCTACTAGAAAGAGCAACGAGTGCCCCGGAACGACGAGCACCTGCGCATGGTATCCCGCACCTTCAAGCTCGGCTGTCCGCTTCAGCAGTGCAGCCTCAAGCTCCGCCGCATGCTCGATCGCGTACCGCAGCGCCTGCTTTCCGAGAGCATGAAACTCTCGCCCCGCGGCATCAAGCACGATCAGCCCCTGCGCTTCGAAGAGCTTTGTCATCCACCGCGCGAACGCCCCACCAAGCGTAGCCGTATATCCCTCGCGCGAGACGTAACACTCACGCAGCACATCGCATACGGGGCTCCACTCCAGAAGCTCGCACGCCCGCTCCAGAACTGCCTCGATCTCGGCCCCAAGCACGACTCCGCCAACCTCGACCGGCGCATCCGTCTTCAACCCTGCCTTCAGCCTCTCGAGTGTATGCTTCGTCGGTAGCGACACCTGATCGACTTCTTCCAGGTCATGATCCTCGGTCGCCAACCAGAACACCGGCACATGCGGAACGCCCGTCTGATCCGTCGCCTGCTTCGCCCGCGCCACGGCAGTAGCAGCCTTCAGGAGCGTCAGCAACGGCCCGCCGAACAGTCCCACCTGCTGTCCCGTCACCAGCGCCCGAGCGCCTCCACGCAGACGTTCAATGTTCTCAAACACCGCCTCGCCCGCGCCGAACTCCTTCGCCTGAGCCGCGAGAGCATTCGCCAGACGGTCCGGATCGCTCACAGCCGCGGCGGCGTAGCCGGTCCCGTACCAGCTCCGCACCGGAGCGTCCTCGGCAAGCTGCCCCATTCCCAAAAAATCGGCAAAGAGCCGCGAGGTGTGCGGCAACGCGGTCATCGGGAAACATTCACTGCTCATCCTTACCCTCACTCAACAAGTACGCATCCGGCCCGGTACAAACGGACAACTCCCGCTCACCTCTGAAAAGACGATCCCGGTGTTGAAGCGTATGGAAGCCGTTCGAAGGTTGGATGCCCGATCTTCACCACCCGACGCAGAATGATACCGTACCCCTATGGCCACCAAGAAAAAGACCGCCGCCAAAAAGCTGCCCGCCAGAAAAATCGTGTCCCCTCCCGGGACCCCCGCCAAAGCCGTGAAGAAACCGAAGACCGCGAAGTCTCTCCCTGCATCGGTCGCCGCCGATTCGAAGACCTCAACCAAGAAGGCGACCCGCCGTCGCAAAGCTCAACTCCTTTCAAGCAAACTCTCGTACAAGGGCCGGGTCTTCAGCGTCTATACCGACAAGGTGATCGAACCCAGCGGCGTCACCAGCACTCGCGACGTCATCCACCACAACGGCTCCATCGTGGTCTTGGCCGTAGACGCGACCAAGAACCCCGCTGACCCCGACGTTATTCTCATCCGCCAATACCGCCACGCCGCCGGACAATACCTCCTCGAACTCCCAGCCGGACGCATTGAGCCGAACGAGCGTCCGCTCGCCGCCGCCAAGCGCGAGATGATCGAAGAGACGGGCTTCCGGGCCCGCAAGTGGACCAGCCTTATCCGCTACTACGCAAGCCCAGGCTTCCTCGGCGAGTGGATGGAGATCTACCTCGCCGAAAACATCACCGCCGGCGAAGCCCAGCCCGAGGCGGACGAAG
It encodes:
- a CDS encoding ABC-F family ATP-binding cassette domain-containing protein gives rise to the protein MPPILNAQGLTKSFGANALFDEIGFTVSDGDRIGLIGPNGAGKSTLLSVLAGDQEPDAGEVAMRKRARVGYVKQESNFAAGLTVRDVLEAALIRAGVTEAEREGRIRETSGRTGFPSLEAEAAKLSGGWRKRLAIAEAVVTGPDVLLLDEPTNHLDLAGITWLEEMLVQAPFAQVIISHDRYFLENVATEMVELNRVYADGLLRVKGTYSKFIEGKQLYLEAQTKLQDALKNRVKTEIEWLRRGPKARATKAKARIDNAHDLIGQLKEVNQRTQTSTAGIDFSATERQTKRLVELEDVSVVLGDKTIVEGLNFLFANGVRVGLVGPNGSGKTTLLRLLTGELEPTSGTIKKAASLKIVYFSQMRELDEKVTLRRALAPDADSVVYQGRVVHVASYAAKFMFTSEQLNQQVERLSGGERARVLIAKLMLEPADLLLLDEPTNDLDIATLEILEESLLEYTGALVLVTHDRYMLDRVSTVVLGLDGKGGAGRFGDYSQWEQWKGSGGEEAIEEKAEASTGGGEGKGSGKKKLSYLEAREYAGIEAAVEAAEDRLNAARDVLDDPDVATNAVALTAALHEMEQAQEIADGLYARWAELTEKAG
- a CDS encoding class I SAM-dependent methyltransferase, with the protein product MTSADHESPPPRTAAFKESSIYTHPELRGCHRYVLPDIRHLCAELKPGSRVLDVGCGNGSLTHEFARMGHRVAGVDMSRGGVEIARQTTPEGHFEVLPADADVLTNLNEDPFDLVYSVEVIEHLYDPVSFLKGCFVATKPGGMFLCSTPYHGYLKNLALSLTDGWDEHTNALGLGGHIRFYSERTFAEAVHRAGFVAIQIAGSGRIPFLWKSMILTATKPE
- the bshC gene encoding bacillithiol biosynthesis cysteine-adding enzyme BshC, translated to MSSECFPMTALPHTSRLFADFLGMGQLAEDAPVRSWYGTGYAAAAVSDPDRLANALAAQAKEFGAGEAVFENIERLRGGARALVTGQQVGLFGGPLLTLLKAATAVARAKQATDQTGVPHVPVFWLATEDHDLEEVDQVSLPTKHTLERLKAGLKTDAPVEVGGVVLGAEIEAVLERACELLEWSPVCDVLRECYVSREGYTATLGGAFARWMTKLFEAQGLIVLDAAGREFHALGKQALRYAIEHAAELEAALLKRTAELEGAGYHAQVLVVPGHSLLFLVDESTGARSALRRSANGEWKAGGKAYSADDLLAILEAAPERISPNALLRPVFQDVILPTAAYVGGPAEVAYFAQSAAVYEAVLGRVTPVLARFSATLVEPAMAAVLDQHELRVIGVMTTPEELAQRLGARAMPIAGKRKLAAVGNAMDAELTALTEYLSAMDESLGRSAMVSGSKMRYQMNRLRRMAATFELQKEASLRKHADALALNLFPNGHPQERVVAGAWFLARYGDGLVERLVTEAADACGGHVVVRL
- a CDS encoding NUDIX hydrolase, with translation MATKKKTAAKKLPARKIVSPPGTPAKAVKKPKTAKSLPASVAADSKTSTKKATRRRKAQLLSSKLSYKGRVFSVYTDKVIEPSGVTSTRDVIHHNGSIVVLAVDATKNPADPDVILIRQYRHAAGQYLLELPAGRIEPNERPLAAAKREMIEETGFRARKWTSLIRYYASPGFLGEWMEIYLAENITAGEAQPEADEDIEIVRLTLSEAMKLVAGNKIHDGKTLIGLSLFAASRRLAHP